The Thioalkalivibrio thiocyanodenitrificans ARhD 1 genome window below encodes:
- a CDS encoding sensor domain-containing protein, whose product MSDWGQWNPGLVYQIYGLSFFVLGVLAYVLPRHDDSLRFARHLWLLAAFGILHGTLEFVEWHRLQRDDPWLAGLADLLLTLSYVPLLEFGRRSLMEVPRARLRLNPLLVYGAAGLAVAAPAVAAGDSLAGLAAGARYFIGAPGALLAGAALLALRQARARRIDVAAIERGLPMRIMVIGGALLAYGLLTPWPSAPAAGLPDWLPTSGDFLAATGIPVELLRALCAIAAAVGLMSLVRHAGSRSSDDLLRVLGTIDGFVYRCRNTPDWPLVYMAGNVEELGGYRIEDFLDPNTVSMGSWIHPQDRQSVWNAVQASLQTRRPFEISYRIIARDGTERWVHERGQGIHGEAGELLYLQGHVMDASALVAANEELRRERSALRGFRNTLDLMLDGVFMLDPETLRFTYVNQGALDQTGYSREELLNLHAYDIKPDLPEPRFRQLIEPLRDGSLPSLRFETPHRRRDGTDIPVEVFLQYVTPEGESPRFVAVSHDITQRMQNRDALMKALAELRESEHRQAELLSVAQREQSRMAALLSGMSIGILFEDRDERVEYVNPAFRRMWAIPEAVELVGRPSRDVLEHSTHRFARPDHASRHILHVLDTHEISERFEVDLYDGRILTQLSYPVPDPDGRIIGRLWIYEDVTHERQTAQQLIYLAEHDALTGLHNRHRFQQHLEQVIQRSRRADRRFALLYFDLDEFKYINDTFGHRAGDTVLVRAAGEVASLVRGGEIFARLGGDEFALLIEMRPGDDPVPLAERIIHAISAIPFRFRGSNLRLTASIGIACYPEHGDNTEDLVAHADAAMYQAKDSGKNTWAVYDATRNTAQAMVERMTWRSRIAKALERDRLELHFQGIYHTRDGSLSHLEALVRMRDPLEDERVIMPGQFIPVAEKTGQVLEIDRWVIKRSIKTLAAHPDLPALSINISGRSLEDPGLPHYIHGELEKRSVDPKRLIIELTETAAVVEMQDAQRFMEALQHTGCLICLDDFGSGFSTFAYLKYLNVQILKIDGIFIRDLPNNRDNQAFVKAMIDVARGLDKVTVAEFVEDGATLDMLREFGVDMAQGYHLDRPCADHPRLGGG is encoded by the coding sequence GTGAGCGACTGGGGCCAGTGGAACCCGGGCCTCGTCTACCAGATCTACGGCCTGTCCTTCTTCGTGCTCGGCGTACTGGCTTACGTACTTCCGCGCCATGACGACAGCCTGCGATTCGCCCGCCATCTCTGGCTGCTGGCCGCCTTCGGCATCCTTCATGGCACGCTGGAGTTCGTGGAATGGCATCGGCTGCAGCGGGATGACCCCTGGCTGGCGGGCCTGGCCGACCTTCTCCTGACACTTTCGTATGTTCCGCTCCTGGAGTTTGGCCGCCGCAGCCTGATGGAGGTTCCCCGCGCCCGGCTCCGGCTCAATCCACTCCTGGTTTACGGCGCGGCGGGACTGGCCGTCGCCGCGCCGGCCGTCGCGGCCGGCGACTCGCTGGCGGGGCTCGCCGCCGGCGCCCGATACTTCATCGGCGCGCCCGGTGCTCTGCTGGCCGGCGCGGCACTGCTGGCGCTGCGCCAGGCGCGTGCCCGGCGCATCGACGTGGCCGCGATCGAGCGTGGGCTGCCCATGCGGATCATGGTCATTGGCGGCGCGCTTCTCGCCTACGGTCTGCTGACGCCATGGCCATCCGCGCCCGCCGCCGGCCTTCCGGACTGGTTGCCCACGAGCGGCGATTTCCTCGCCGCGACCGGGATTCCGGTAGAACTGCTGCGCGCCCTGTGCGCCATCGCCGCCGCGGTGGGGCTGATGAGCCTGGTGCGCCATGCCGGCAGCCGCAGCAGCGACGACCTGCTGCGGGTGCTCGGCACCATCGACGGCTTCGTCTACCGCTGCAGGAACACGCCGGACTGGCCGCTGGTCTACATGGCCGGCAACGTGGAGGAACTGGGCGGTTACCGGATCGAGGATTTTCTCGACCCGAACACCGTCTCCATGGGGTCGTGGATCCATCCGCAGGACCGGCAGTCGGTCTGGAACGCCGTGCAGGCGTCCCTGCAGACACGCCGCCCCTTTGAGATCTCCTACCGAATCATCGCCCGCGACGGCACCGAACGCTGGGTACATGAACGAGGCCAGGGCATCCACGGCGAGGCGGGCGAACTGCTTTACCTGCAGGGCCACGTGATGGACGCCAGCGCGCTGGTGGCCGCCAACGAGGAACTGCGCCGCGAACGATCGGCACTCAGGGGATTCAGAAACACCCTGGACCTGATGCTCGACGGCGTCTTCATGCTCGACCCGGAGACACTGCGGTTCACCTACGTCAATCAGGGAGCCCTGGACCAGACTGGCTACAGCCGCGAGGAGCTGCTGAACCTGCACGCCTACGACATCAAGCCCGATCTGCCCGAACCCCGTTTCCGCCAGCTGATCGAACCGCTGCGCGACGGAAGCCTGCCGAGCCTGCGTTTCGAGACGCCGCATCGCAGGCGGGACGGCACGGACATCCCGGTGGAGGTCTTTCTCCAGTACGTGACGCCCGAGGGCGAATCGCCGCGCTTCGTGGCCGTCAGTCACGATATCACCCAGCGCATGCAGAACCGGGATGCGCTGATGAAGGCCCTCGCGGAGCTGCGCGAATCCGAGCACAGGCAAGCGGAACTGCTGTCCGTCGCCCAGCGGGAGCAGAGCCGCATGGCCGCGCTGCTGTCCGGCATGAGCATCGGCATCCTGTTCGAGGATCGCGACGAACGGGTGGAGTATGTGAATCCGGCCTTCCGGCGCATGTGGGCCATCCCGGAGGCGGTGGAGCTGGTGGGGCGCCCGAGCCGGGACGTTCTGGAGCATTCCACCCACCGGTTCGCGCGGCCGGATCACGCCTCCCGGCATATCCTGCACGTGCTGGACACCCACGAGATCAGCGAACGCTTCGAGGTGGATCTCTACGACGGCCGTATCCTCACCCAGCTCTCTTATCCCGTGCCGGATCCGGACGGAAGGATCATCGGCCGGCTGTGGATCTACGAGGACGTCACCCACGAGCGTCAGACCGCGCAGCAGCTCATTTACCTGGCGGAACACGACGCCCTGACGGGGTTGCACAACCGGCATCGGTTCCAGCAGCACCTGGAACAGGTCATCCAGCGCTCCCGGCGCGCCGACAGGCGCTTCGCGCTGCTCTACTTCGACCTGGACGAATTCAAGTACATCAACGACACCTTCGGCCACCGGGCGGGCGACACGGTGCTGGTGCGGGCGGCCGGGGAGGTGGCGAGCCTGGTGCGCGGCGGCGAGATCTTCGCGCGCCTGGGGGGTGACGAGTTCGCCCTTCTCATCGAGATGAGACCGGGCGATGATCCGGTGCCTCTGGCCGAACGCATCATCCACGCCATCTCGGCAATCCCGTTCCGCTTCCGGGGCAGCAATCTTCGTCTCACGGCGAGCATCGGCATCGCCTGTTATCCGGAACACGGCGACAACACCGAGGACCTGGTGGCCCACGCCGACGCCGCCATGTACCAGGCCAAGGACAGCGGCAAGAACACCTGGGCCGTCTACGACGCAACCCGCAACACCGCCCAGGCCATGGTGGAGCGCATGACCTGGCGCAGCCGCATCGCCAAGGCCCTGGAGCGGGATCGTCTCGAACTGCATTTTCAGGGCATCTACCACACCCGCGACGGCAGTCTGAGCCATCTGGAGGCGCTGGTACGCATGCGTGATCCGCTGGAGGACGAACGCGTCATCATGCCCGGCCAGTTCATACCCGTGGCGGAGAAGACCGGGCAGGTCCTGGAGATCGACCGATGGGTGATCAAGCGCAGCATCAAGACGCTGGCGGCCCATCCGGACCTTCCCGCGCTGTCCATCAACATCTCGGGCCGCAGCCTGGAAGATCCGGGCCTGCCGCATTACATTCATGGGGAGTTGGAGAAGCGCAGTGTGGATCCGAAGCGGCTGATCATCGAACTGACGGAAACGGCGGCCGTGGTCGAGATGCAGGACGCGCAACGCTTCATGGAGGCGTTGCAGCACACCGGCTGCCTCATCTGCCTGGACGATTTCGGGTCCGGCTTCTCCACCTTTGCCTACCTGAAGTATCTGAACGTCCAGATCCTCAAGATCGACGGCATCTTCATTCGCGATCTGCCCAACAACCGGGACAACCAGGCCTTCGTGAAGGCCATGATCGATGTGGCCCGGGGACTCGACAAGGTCACCGTCGCGGAGTTCGTGGAGGATGGGGCGACGCTGGACATGCTGCGCGAATTCGGCGTGGACATGGCCCAGGGCTACCACCTCGACCGGCCCTGCGCCGATCACCCGAGACTCGGAGGCGGGTGA
- a CDS encoding HPF/RaiA family ribosome-associated protein translates to MNQEPVPLVELAFRNMDASPAVEDRVRDRIAKLAQFHDHLMACRVVIESHHRHHHKGNLYHVRIDLTIPGGELVVNREPGEHQAHEDVYVAVRDAFDAMTRQLQDAVRKQRGKVKHHETPPHGHIREIAPGADYGVIETSDGREIRFSSKSVVDYDFAKLEVGDQVRFTEVDSDDGPAASTVHVEGKHHIVG, encoded by the coding sequence ATGAACCAGGAACCTGTGCCGCTGGTGGAGCTGGCCTTTCGTAACATGGATGCATCCCCCGCGGTGGAGGATCGGGTGCGGGACCGGATCGCGAAACTGGCGCAGTTCCACGACCACCTCATGGCGTGCCGCGTGGTGATCGAGAGCCACCACCGCCACCATCACAAGGGCAATCTCTACCATGTACGTATAGACCTGACGATTCCCGGTGGCGAACTGGTGGTCAACCGCGAGCCCGGCGAGCATCAGGCGCACGAGGATGTCTACGTGGCCGTGCGCGACGCCTTCGACGCCATGACGCGCCAGCTTCAGGATGCCGTGCGCAAGCAGCGGGGCAAGGTCAAACACCATGAAACGCCGCCTCACGGGCATATCCGGGAAATAGCGCCGGGGGCCGATTACGGTGTGATCGAGACCTCCGATGGACGTGAGATCCGCTTCTCAAGCAAGAGTGTGGTGGACTACGACTTCGCAAAACTGGAGGTGGGTGACCAGGTCCGGTTCACCGAGGTGGACAGTGACGACGGGCCGGCGGCCAGCACGGTGCACGTGGAAGGCAAGCATCACATCGTCGGTTGA
- a CDS encoding CBS domain-containing protein, translating to MRVGEFCNREVIVIGGDESVKDAAALMRQHHVGDVVLVEEREGRRIPVGIVTDRDLVVEVMVPGLDAESLAVRDILTAPLSTARTDDGLFDALELMRSKAVRRLPVVDADGALAGIITVDDVMGLLTEMMGRLSAVVERQRSREARTRP from the coding sequence ATGAGAGTCGGTGAATTCTGCAATCGTGAAGTGATCGTGATCGGTGGTGACGAGTCGGTGAAGGACGCGGCGGCACTCATGCGCCAGCATCATGTGGGCGACGTGGTACTCGTCGAGGAGCGCGAAGGCAGGCGCATCCCGGTCGGCATCGTCACCGACCGGGATCTGGTGGTGGAGGTCATGGTGCCGGGTCTGGACGCGGAGTCGCTGGCCGTCAGGGATATTCTTACCGCGCCCCTGTCCACCGCGCGCACCGATGACGGTCTGTTCGACGCCCTGGAATTGATGCGTTCAAAGGCGGTGCGGCGCCTTCCCGTGGTGGATGCCGACGGCGCCCTTGCGGGGATCATCACGGTGGACGACGTGATGGGGCTGCTCACGGAGATGATGGGCAGGCTGTCGGCGGTAGTCGAGCGGCAGCGCTCCCGGGAGGCACGCACCCGGCCCTGA